A single window of Microbacterium oryzae DNA harbors:
- a CDS encoding adenine phosphoribosyltransferase, with the protein MNDALARAESLIDLTPDYPEPGVLFRDISPLLADARALRDVCEALAEPFRGRFDIVGGIEARGFLLAGYVAAVAGVGVLPIRKAGKLPKPAAAVSYELEYGSAAIEAPGVLQPGERVLLLDDVLATGGTLAAAQQLIRDLGAEVAGSAVVLELSDLGGRAHVGDVHTLFTARESA; encoded by the coding sequence GTGAACGACGCCCTCGCCCGTGCCGAATCGCTCATCGACCTCACTCCGGATTACCCGGAGCCGGGCGTGCTGTTCCGAGACATCTCCCCGCTCCTCGCCGATGCCCGCGCCCTGCGCGACGTGTGCGAGGCGCTCGCCGAGCCCTTCCGCGGCCGTTTCGACATCGTCGGCGGCATCGAGGCGCGCGGCTTCCTGCTCGCGGGCTACGTGGCCGCGGTCGCGGGTGTGGGCGTCCTGCCCATCCGCAAGGCCGGCAAGCTGCCGAAGCCCGCCGCGGCGGTCTCCTATGAGCTGGAGTACGGCTCCGCGGCGATCGAGGCCCCCGGTGTCCTGCAGCCGGGGGAGCGCGTCCTGCTCCTCGACGACGTCCTCGCCACGGGCGGCACGCTGGCCGCCGCGCAGCAGCTCATCCGCGACCTCGGCGCCGAGGTGGCGGGCTCCGCCGTCGTGCTGGAGCTCTCCGACCTCGGCGGCCGCGCCCATGTCGGCGACGTCCACACCCTCTTCACGGCGCGCGAATCCGCCTGA
- a CDS encoding ROK family transcriptional regulator, translating into MVLGTANSPQVLRRMNSDVVVRFALRMPEFTAAEVMAETQLARATVLGVCDDLVAAGWLVEVEDSRAAGLTSRGRPARRYRLRDEAGVVLGMDAGEHRVTAVIADLRGAVLAEESTDIRPEADGVERRAAAASLAERVVRGAGVEREDVLLAVVGIPAPVDADGRSPRGRNDFWTRMNPGYAGIVPAAVVVENDANLAAVAEQAHGLGTGDVATVLSGERLGTGIILDGHLLRGSLGGAGEMHFLDLVDGVGSAEGIGALARQWGRAALIEGGEQVDAEAVFRAAASGDGAALDIIRRLGERVARVAVVLSSLLGVEQIVVAGAIADAVEPVLIRAREALAAGLSESVPRLVASKLGGRVVVLGAVQLALARVRAEPSAFSPRP; encoded by the coding sequence ATGGTTTTAGGCACGGCGAACTCGCCTCAGGTGCTGCGCCGGATGAACTCCGATGTCGTGGTGCGCTTCGCGCTGCGCATGCCGGAGTTCACCGCCGCCGAGGTCATGGCCGAGACGCAGCTCGCGCGGGCGACCGTGCTGGGCGTCTGTGACGACCTCGTCGCGGCGGGATGGCTCGTGGAGGTCGAGGACAGCAGGGCGGCGGGGCTCACGAGCAGGGGGCGCCCCGCGCGGCGCTACCGGCTGCGCGATGAGGCCGGCGTGGTGCTCGGCATGGACGCCGGCGAGCATCGGGTGACCGCCGTGATCGCCGATCTCCGCGGCGCCGTCCTCGCCGAGGAGAGCACGGACATCCGACCGGAGGCCGACGGGGTCGAGCGCCGGGCGGCGGCCGCATCACTCGCCGAACGCGTCGTGCGAGGAGCGGGCGTGGAGCGCGAGGACGTGCTGCTCGCGGTGGTGGGGATCCCCGCTCCCGTGGACGCCGACGGGCGCTCGCCGCGGGGGCGGAACGACTTCTGGACGCGTATGAACCCCGGCTACGCGGGCATCGTCCCGGCCGCCGTCGTGGTGGAGAACGATGCGAACCTCGCGGCGGTCGCGGAGCAGGCGCACGGGCTCGGCACCGGCGATGTCGCCACCGTGCTGTCAGGCGAGCGTCTCGGCACCGGGATCATCCTCGACGGACACCTGCTGCGCGGCTCACTCGGCGGCGCGGGCGAGATGCACTTCCTCGACCTCGTCGACGGCGTGGGCTCCGCCGAGGGGATCGGCGCGCTGGCTCGCCAGTGGGGTCGGGCCGCGCTGATCGAGGGCGGCGAGCAGGTCGACGCGGAGGCGGTCTTCCGGGCGGCGGCTTCCGGGGATGGCGCGGCGCTCGACATCATCCGGCGCCTCGGCGAGCGCGTGGCGCGGGTCGCGGTCGTGCTCTCGAGCCTGCTCGGCGTGGAGCAGATCGTCGTCGCCGGGGCCATCGCCGATGCGGTGGAGCCCGTGCTCATCCGCGCCCGGGAGGCGCTGGCGGCCGGGCTCTCCGAATCGGTGCCGCGCCTCGTCGCGAGCAAGCTCGGCGGCCGGGTCGTCGTGCTCGGTGCGGTGCAGCTCGCGCTCGCCCGCGTGCGTGCCGAGCCGTCCGCGTTCTCCCCGCGCCCCTGA
- a CDS encoding carbohydrate ABC transporter permease has protein sequence MSTTTARTDSTRAIVTGRRSSSKVGMERVSWSGTILLLLCAVTVLLPLYVTISMSLKTGQQAVSGNAFSLPAPFSVQGFIDAWQLTKFPVGFAMSLFVTAGTVVATIILAAFASFAIVRNWDRRLFRWSFFYLLGAMFIPFPVVALPQIQLTGRVGLDNPLGVVLLATMFQLSFSVLLFTAFLRSIPIELEESARIDGASTWQTFWKLIFPLLAPMSATVGIFAFLYAWNDFMMPSLIISDADLQTLPVRQNLFQTQFSSNYNVAFASYLMAMAPAIIAYLFAQRWVMEGVTQGAVKG, from the coding sequence ATGTCCACCACCACCGCCCGAACCGACAGCACCCGGGCCATCGTCACCGGCAGGCGCTCCTCCTCGAAGGTCGGGATGGAGCGGGTGAGCTGGTCGGGGACGATCCTGCTCCTCCTCTGCGCAGTCACCGTGCTGCTGCCGCTCTACGTCACGATCTCGATGTCGCTGAAGACGGGGCAGCAGGCCGTCAGCGGCAATGCGTTCTCGCTGCCGGCGCCGTTCAGCGTCCAGGGCTTCATCGACGCCTGGCAGCTGACGAAGTTCCCCGTGGGCTTCGCGATGTCGCTGTTCGTGACCGCCGGCACCGTCGTCGCCACGATCATCCTCGCCGCCTTCGCCTCGTTCGCGATCGTGCGCAACTGGGACCGTCGGCTCTTCCGCTGGTCGTTCTTCTACCTGCTGGGCGCGATGTTCATTCCGTTCCCCGTCGTGGCCCTGCCGCAGATCCAGCTCACAGGGCGCGTCGGGCTCGACAACCCGCTCGGCGTCGTCCTGCTCGCGACGATGTTCCAGCTGAGCTTCAGCGTGCTGCTGTTCACCGCGTTCCTCCGCTCGATCCCGATCGAGCTCGAGGAGAGCGCCCGCATCGACGGGGCATCGACGTGGCAGACCTTCTGGAAGCTCATCTTCCCGCTGCTCGCCCCGATGAGCGCGACGGTCGGCATCTTCGCCTTCCTGTACGCGTGGAACGACTTCATGATGCCGTCGCTCATCATCTCCGACGCCGACCTGCAGACCCTGCCCGTGCGGCAGAACCTGTTCCAGACGCAGTTCAGCAGCAACTACAACGTCGCCTTCGCGTCGTACCTGATGGCCATGGCCCCGGCCATCATCGCCTACCTGTTCGCGCAGCGCTGGGTGATGGAGGGCGTGACCCAGGGCGCCGTCAAGGGCTGA
- a CDS encoding GlsB/YeaQ/YmgE family stress response membrane protein, translated as MGFIAFLILGLIAGAIAKAILPGRQGGGWIATLVLGVIGALLGGWIGTAIFGVGVDEFWDLGSWLLAIGGAIIVLLIWGLITGRRGSARR; from the coding sequence ATGGGCTTCATCGCATTCCTCATCCTCGGCCTCATCGCCGGAGCCATCGCGAAGGCCATCCTGCCCGGACGGCAGGGCGGCGGCTGGATCGCCACGCTCGTTCTCGGCGTCATCGGCGCCTTGCTCGGCGGATGGATCGGAACGGCCATCTTCGGCGTGGGCGTCGACGAGTTCTGGGACCTGGGCAGCTGGCTGCTGGCCATCGGCGGGGCGATCATCGTCCTGCTGATCTGGGGCCTCATCACGGGCCGCCGCGGCAGCGCCCGCCGCTAA
- a CDS encoding endo alpha-1,4 polygalactosaminidase, producing the protein MRRTAGPAAVALVALLCAGCATTTPSERSVRLPPEGGALDYQLGGAYPPPPGVDIVARDRLQAPPDDVYAICYVNLFQTQPDPEGAAEADLEGTTAWWEEEHPELLLRGDDGAPVMDPEWNEALFDIRTAANREALSDIQGAWIEGCADEGYDAMEADNLDQHERSEGLQTLDDALAYMRVIIPLAHDRGLAVAQKNTAELGEAGPQLGFDFAVAEECEVYDECDAYRYPGRVLEVEYTDTEDVTRDGVTRSAFAWACERRAGDHPITLRDRDLVATGEAGYVFERC; encoded by the coding sequence ATGCGGCGCACCGCAGGCCCCGCCGCCGTCGCGCTCGTCGCGCTGCTCTGCGCGGGGTGCGCGACGACCACGCCGAGCGAGCGCAGCGTCCGCCTGCCGCCGGAGGGCGGAGCGCTCGACTACCAGCTGGGCGGTGCGTATCCGCCGCCTCCCGGCGTCGACATCGTCGCCCGCGACCGTCTGCAGGCTCCGCCGGACGACGTCTACGCCATCTGCTACGTGAACCTCTTCCAGACGCAGCCGGACCCCGAAGGGGCGGCCGAGGCCGACCTCGAGGGCACGACCGCGTGGTGGGAGGAGGAGCACCCCGAACTCCTGCTCCGCGGCGACGACGGCGCGCCGGTGATGGATCCGGAGTGGAACGAGGCGCTGTTCGACATCCGCACGGCGGCGAACCGGGAGGCGCTGTCGGACATCCAGGGCGCCTGGATCGAGGGCTGTGCAGACGAGGGCTATGACGCCATGGAAGCCGACAACCTCGACCAGCACGAACGGTCCGAAGGACTGCAGACCCTCGACGACGCATTGGCGTACATGCGCGTGATCATCCCGCTGGCTCACGATCGCGGCCTCGCCGTCGCGCAGAAGAACACGGCGGAGCTCGGCGAAGCGGGCCCTCAGCTCGGCTTCGACTTCGCCGTGGCGGAGGAATGCGAGGTGTACGACGAGTGCGACGCCTACCGCTACCCAGGCCGGGTCCTCGAGGTCGAGTACACCGACACCGAGGACGTCACCCGCGACGGGGTCACGCGGTCCGCGTTCGCCTGGGCCTGCGAGCGACGCGCCGGCGACCATCCCATCACGCTGCGCGACCGCGATCTCGTCGCGACCGGGGAGGCCGGCTACGTCTTCGAGCGCTGCTGA
- a CDS encoding ABC transporter substrate-binding protein: MSVKRRRTARVAAGGAGLVLTGALMAGCSGSGTETVHFAFSKREAIGFMTEVVDEFNAAQDEVQVELDTSGIDVVAASFVRGNPPDLLLANYNHEVSRFVQRCALVDLSETQAASTIREDIDDLLSQYGECEGRTTALPYSAMAASVIYNKEIFAEHDLEVPETWSELIEVADTLKAAGVAPFYATFADAWTVNQGWFDYAVGGSIDVFDFYERMAEQGADVGPDSPVSFQKDFLEPVEKMQLLAREYTQPDAASRTYDFGNVAFANGEGAMYLQGPWAFSEIAKTAPDLDLGTFPLPMTDDPADLKVRVNMDLVTMIPEEAQNKEGAFTFLEYLFQPQIIQEYNESQLGFVPTTTGEDPRDPRIEGMIPFYNDGAVYQGPGVLNPRAIPTENYAQSLALGEDATAVLSRMDADWARLAFRQPVMSSEETAK, from the coding sequence ATGTCTGTGAAACGGAGAAGGACGGCTCGCGTCGCCGCCGGCGGCGCCGGGCTGGTGCTGACGGGCGCACTGATGGCGGGCTGCTCGGGCAGCGGCACCGAGACCGTGCATTTCGCCTTCAGCAAGCGCGAGGCCATCGGCTTCATGACCGAGGTCGTCGACGAGTTCAACGCCGCGCAGGACGAGGTCCAAGTGGAGCTGGACACCTCGGGCATCGACGTCGTGGCGGCGAGCTTCGTCCGCGGCAACCCGCCCGACCTCCTGCTGGCGAACTACAACCACGAGGTCTCCCGGTTCGTGCAGCGCTGTGCGCTCGTCGATCTCTCGGAGACCCAGGCCGCCAGCACCATCCGCGAGGACATCGACGACCTCCTCAGCCAGTACGGCGAGTGCGAGGGCCGCACGACCGCGCTGCCCTACTCCGCGATGGCGGCCTCGGTCATCTACAACAAGGAGATCTTCGCCGAGCACGATCTCGAGGTCCCGGAGACGTGGAGCGAGCTCATCGAGGTCGCCGACACGCTCAAGGCGGCCGGCGTCGCGCCGTTCTACGCCACCTTCGCCGACGCGTGGACCGTCAACCAGGGGTGGTTCGACTACGCCGTCGGCGGGTCGATCGACGTCTTCGACTTCTACGAGCGGATGGCCGAGCAGGGCGCCGACGTCGGTCCCGACTCCCCCGTGTCGTTCCAGAAGGACTTCCTCGAGCCCGTCGAGAAGATGCAGCTCCTGGCGCGCGAGTACACGCAGCCCGACGCCGCCAGCCGCACCTACGACTTCGGCAACGTCGCCTTCGCGAACGGCGAGGGCGCCATGTACCTCCAGGGGCCCTGGGCGTTCAGCGAGATCGCGAAGACCGCTCCCGATCTCGACCTCGGGACCTTCCCGCTCCCCATGACCGACGACCCGGCCGACCTCAAGGTGCGCGTCAACATGGACCTCGTCACGATGATCCCGGAGGAGGCGCAGAACAAGGAGGGCGCCTTCACGTTCCTCGAGTACCTCTTCCAGCCGCAGATCATCCAGGAGTACAACGAGTCGCAGCTCGGCTTCGTCCCCACCACGACGGGCGAGGACCCGCGCGACCCGCGCATCGAGGGGATGATCCCCTTCTACAACGACGGCGCGGTCTACCAGGGCCCCGGAGTCCTCAACCCCCGGGCCATCCCCACCGAGAACTACGCGCAGTCGCTGGCGCTCGGTGAAGACGCGACCGCGGTCCTCAGCCGGATGGACGCGGACTGGGCTCGACTGGCGTTCCGCCAGCCGGTCATGTCGAGCGAGGAGACGGCGAAGTGA
- a CDS encoding carbohydrate ABC transporter permease, translating to MSTTTTILTGGDRRVRRSRKRVEPIYYLFLLPALALFTLAITLPAVIGIFFSLTDSIGIGSWRFVGFTNYIAAFSDPAILSSFLFTFGFSLVTVVLVNVAAFLLAVGLTSRIRFKTGLRAIFVIPMVVSGIIIAYVFQFLFQNSLPAAGSALGIPFLETSILANPDLAWIGIVIVTAWQAIPGTLLIYIAGLLSIPGEVYEAADIDGASKTQQLLRITLPLVAGYVVINVILGFKNFLNAYDIIVGLTNGGPGTATRSIAMTIIRGFQTGDYAYQMATATLFFIISVIIAIVQLSLTRGRSAL from the coding sequence GTGAGCACCACCACGACCATCCTGACCGGCGGCGACCGCCGCGTGCGCCGCAGCCGCAAGCGCGTGGAGCCGATCTACTACCTCTTCCTCCTGCCCGCGCTCGCCCTGTTCACCCTGGCGATCACGCTCCCCGCCGTCATCGGCATCTTCTTCAGCCTCACCGACTCCATTGGCATCGGCAGCTGGCGTTTCGTCGGCTTCACGAACTACATCGCTGCCTTCAGCGACCCGGCCATCCTGTCGAGCTTCCTCTTCACGTTCGGGTTCTCGCTCGTCACCGTCGTGCTCGTGAACGTCGCCGCGTTCCTGCTCGCCGTCGGCCTCACCTCGCGCATCCGCTTCAAGACCGGCCTGCGGGCGATCTTCGTGATCCCCATGGTCGTCTCGGGCATCATCATCGCCTACGTCTTCCAGTTCCTCTTCCAGAACTCGCTGCCCGCCGCCGGCTCGGCCCTGGGCATCCCGTTCCTCGAGACGAGCATCCTCGCGAATCCCGACCTCGCGTGGATCGGCATCGTCATCGTGACGGCCTGGCAGGCGATCCCCGGCACCCTCCTCATCTACATCGCGGGACTCCTGTCGATCCCCGGCGAGGTGTACGAGGCCGCAGACATCGACGGCGCATCGAAGACGCAGCAGCTGCTGCGGATCACGCTCCCGCTGGTGGCCGGCTACGTCGTCATCAACGTCATCCTCGGCTTCAAGAACTTCCTCAACGCGTACGACATCATCGTCGGCCTCACTAACGGCGGCCCGGGCACCGCCACCCGCAGCATCGCGATGACGATCATCCGCGGATTCCAGACGGGCGACTACGCCTACCAGATGGCGACCGCCACGCTGTTCTTCATCATCAGCGTCATCATCGCCATCGTGCAGCTCTCCCTGACGCGCGGAAGGAGCGCTCTCTGA
- a CDS encoding glycoside hydrolase family 13 protein has translation MTTLTETTDPLLVPAADWWRQAAVYQIYPRSFADANGDGIGDLRGIMSRIPYLQTLGVDAVWLSPFYPSALADGGYDVDDYRDVDPRIGTLDEFDEMVRELHAAGIRLIVDLVPNHSSDRHVWFQEALASPPGSPARERYIFRDGRGENGELPPADWESIFGGPAWTRVADGQWYLHLFAQEQPDLNWDNEEVRADFRATLRFWADRGVDGFRVDVAHGLAKDLPEELPSTAEMKDITAPGQHPLWDRDEVHDIYADWRRVFDEYDPPKIAVAEAWVESTRRPRYASAEGLGQAFNFDLLEAEYDAAAFRTIIADNLAMSAESGSSTTWVFSNHDVVRHATRYGLPQPAHEVDATEIMAGPSKEWLVRGAPEAELDRDLGLRRARAATLLELALPGSAYLYQGEELGLHEVGDIPDGARQDPSFFRSAGADIGRDGCRVPLPWTTEGPSFGFGERGAHLPQPTWFADVSVEAQEDDPSSTLNLYREALRLRHELQTEETLAWDEELTHGDVLAFTRPGGWACVMNFGDAAVPLPEGEVLLASGPLSDGELPGATTVWLRRG, from the coding sequence ATGACGACACTGACCGAGACGACCGACCCGCTCCTCGTCCCCGCCGCCGACTGGTGGCGCCAGGCCGCGGTCTATCAGATCTACCCCCGTTCGTTCGCGGATGCCAACGGCGACGGCATCGGGGATCTGCGCGGCATCATGTCGCGGATCCCGTACCTGCAGACGCTCGGCGTCGACGCGGTCTGGCTGAGCCCGTTCTACCCGTCCGCGCTCGCCGACGGCGGGTACGACGTCGACGACTACCGCGACGTCGACCCGCGCATCGGGACGCTCGACGAGTTCGACGAGATGGTGCGCGAGCTCCATGCCGCGGGCATCCGCCTCATCGTCGACCTCGTGCCGAACCACTCGTCGGACCGGCACGTGTGGTTCCAGGAGGCACTCGCCTCGCCCCCCGGATCGCCCGCACGGGAGCGGTACATCTTCCGCGACGGCCGCGGCGAGAACGGCGAGCTGCCCCCCGCCGACTGGGAGAGCATCTTCGGCGGCCCGGCGTGGACGCGCGTCGCCGACGGCCAGTGGTACCTGCACCTCTTCGCCCAGGAGCAGCCGGACCTCAACTGGGACAACGAGGAGGTCCGTGCGGACTTCCGGGCGACGCTGCGCTTCTGGGCGGACCGCGGGGTGGACGGCTTCCGGGTTGACGTCGCGCACGGCCTGGCCAAGGACCTTCCGGAGGAGCTGCCGTCGACGGCGGAGATGAAGGACATCACGGCTCCCGGGCAGCACCCGCTCTGGGACCGCGACGAGGTGCACGACATCTACGCCGACTGGCGCCGCGTCTTCGACGAGTACGACCCGCCGAAGATCGCCGTGGCCGAGGCCTGGGTCGAGTCGACCCGCCGGCCGCGCTACGCGAGCGCGGAGGGACTCGGTCAGGCGTTCAACTTCGACCTGCTCGAGGCCGAGTACGACGCCGCCGCCTTCCGGACGATCATCGCCGACAACCTCGCGATGTCGGCGGAGTCGGGATCGTCCACGACGTGGGTGTTCTCGAACCACGACGTCGTGCGCCACGCCACCCGCTACGGCCTTCCGCAGCCGGCGCACGAGGTCGATGCGACGGAGATCATGGCGGGTCCGAGCAAGGAGTGGCTGGTCCGCGGCGCCCCCGAAGCGGAGCTCGACCGCGACCTCGGCCTGCGGCGCGCGCGAGCCGCGACCCTGCTGGAGCTCGCGCTGCCCGGCTCCGCGTACCTGTACCAGGGCGAGGAGCTCGGCCTCCACGAGGTGGGCGACATCCCCGACGGCGCGCGCCAGGACCCGTCGTTCTTCCGCAGCGCGGGCGCGGACATCGGGCGCGACGGCTGCCGCGTGCCGCTGCCGTGGACGACAGAGGGCCCGTCGTTCGGATTCGGCGAGCGCGGCGCGCACCTGCCGCAGCCGACCTGGTTCGCCGACGTCTCCGTCGAGGCGCAGGAGGACGACCCGTCCTCCACGCTCAACCTGTACCGCGAGGCGCTGCGCCTGCGGCACGAGCTGCAGACGGAGGAGACGCTCGCCTGGGACGAGGAGCTCACGCACGGCGACGTGCTCGCGTTCACCCGCCCGGGCGGATGGGCGTGCGTCATGAACTTCGGCGATGCCGCGGTGCCGCTGCCCGAGGGCGAGGTGCTCCTCGCGAGCGGCCCGCTCTCCGACGGCGAGCTGCCCGGCGCGACGACCGTCTGGCTGCGCCGCGGCTGA
- a CDS encoding glycoside hydrolase family 13 protein encodes MTDTPAIADADWWRQAAVYQIYPRSFADANGDGIGDLRGITSRVPYLRSLGVDAVWLSPFYPSALADGGYDVADYRDVDPRIGTLDEFDAMVAALHGAAIRVVVDIVPNHSSNEHPWFQAALRSARGSAERERYIFRDGRGDRGELPPADWPATFGGLAWEPVGDGQWYLHSFAKEQPDFNWDNREVRDDFLKTLRFWSDRGVDGFRVDVASLLVKDLTEPLPSQAELDAIDRDSGVHPLLDRDEVHEVYAEWRAVFDEYDPPRTAVAEAWVDSPARRAKYASPAGLGQAFNFDLLTADFAAEPFRRIVADNLAQSAASGASSTWVLSNHDVTRHASRYGLPPLDGRAGVKQGVEWMLAGAPADGIDRERGLRRARAATMFLLALPGSAYLYQGEELGLHEVGDLSPEDRQDPAYHRSVGQPEWTYDGLGRDGCRVPLPWTSTGSSFGFGPDGAHLPQPAWFADVAVEVQEDDPASTLTLYREALRLRRELQTAETLDWDDALSHDDVLVFTRPGGWTNVTNFGDEPVPLPEGDLLLASTAIHDRRLPGDATAWIRRP; translated from the coding sequence ATGACAGACACCCCCGCGATCGCCGACGCCGACTGGTGGCGCCAGGCCGCCGTGTACCAGATCTACCCCCGCTCGTTCGCGGATGCGAACGGCGACGGGATCGGCGACCTGCGCGGCATCACGTCCCGCGTTCCGTACCTGCGATCGCTCGGCGTCGATGCGGTGTGGCTGAGCCCGTTCTACCCGTCGGCGCTCGCCGACGGCGGGTACGACGTGGCGGACTACCGCGACGTCGACCCGCGCATCGGGACGCTGGACGAGTTCGACGCGATGGTGGCCGCGCTGCACGGCGCGGCCATCCGCGTCGTCGTCGACATCGTGCCGAACCACTCGTCGAACGAGCATCCGTGGTTCCAGGCCGCGCTGCGCTCGGCCCGCGGCTCGGCCGAGCGCGAGCGCTACATCTTCCGGGATGGCCGGGGCGACCGCGGCGAGCTGCCTCCGGCCGACTGGCCGGCGACGTTCGGCGGTCTCGCGTGGGAGCCCGTGGGTGACGGCCAGTGGTACCTGCACAGCTTCGCGAAGGAGCAGCCGGACTTCAACTGGGACAATCGCGAGGTGCGCGACGACTTCCTGAAGACCCTGCGCTTCTGGTCGGACCGCGGCGTCGACGGCTTCCGCGTCGACGTGGCGAGCCTGCTCGTGAAGGACCTCACGGAGCCGCTTCCGTCGCAGGCCGAGCTCGACGCGATCGACCGCGACTCGGGAGTCCATCCCCTCCTCGACCGCGACGAGGTGCACGAGGTCTACGCCGAGTGGCGGGCCGTGTTCGACGAGTACGACCCGCCGCGGACGGCCGTCGCCGAGGCGTGGGTGGACTCGCCGGCCCGGCGGGCGAAGTACGCGTCTCCCGCCGGGCTCGGCCAGGCGTTCAACTTCGACCTCCTCACCGCGGACTTCGCCGCGGAGCCGTTCCGCCGCATCGTCGCCGACAACCTCGCGCAGTCGGCGGCGAGCGGTGCCTCCTCGACGTGGGTGCTCTCCAACCACGACGTCACCCGACACGCCTCCCGCTACGGCCTGCCCCCGCTGGACGGGCGGGCGGGCGTGAAGCAGGGCGTCGAGTGGATGCTCGCAGGCGCGCCCGCCGACGGCATCGACCGCGAGCGGGGGCTGCGTCGCGCTCGCGCCGCGACGATGTTCCTCCTCGCCCTCCCCGGCAGCGCGTACCTCTACCAGGGCGAGGAGCTCGGCCTGCACGAGGTGGGCGATCTCTCCCCCGAGGACCGCCAGGACCCGGCCTACCACCGCTCCGTGGGTCAGCCGGAGTGGACCTACGACGGTCTCGGCAGAGACGGATGCCGTGTGCCGCTGCCCTGGACGTCGACCGGGTCGTCGTTCGGCTTCGGCCCCGACGGCGCCCACCTGCCGCAGCCGGCCTGGTTCGCCGACGTGGCCGTCGAGGTGCAGGAGGACGACCCCGCGTCGACGCTCACTCTGTACCGCGAGGCGCTGCGGCTGCGCCGCGAGCTGCAGACGGCGGAGACGCTCGACTGGGACGACGCGCTCTCCCACGACGACGTGCTCGTCTTCACCCGACCGGGCGGCTGGACGAACGTGACCAACTTCGGCGACGAGCCCGTTCCTCTGCCCGAGGGCGACCTGCTCCTCGCCAGCACGGCCATCCACGACCGTCGCCTGCCCGGCGACGCGACCGCCTGGATCCGACGCCCGTGA